The proteins below come from a single Chrysoperla carnea chromosome 1, inChrCarn1.1, whole genome shotgun sequence genomic window:
- the LOC123300509 gene encoding uncharacterized protein LOC123300509: MVPLKIFTIITLQIIVVSTISPLETNYGLLGELDPLKDTFGQETPSHALFIRDDFLKNIKKRQTNGHKKDESADVMVQNILKWLQNIYGQNNRRVRQGAREYLPPLNTEKPRPFGGPYEPSGAVRPTPSFPSGPSGSSPSPNYGAPSPAPTQGTYASSSTGPLQVDLGGSIQPGGTAETGANSNNNDLYSTAGSPSGGDSNYIQPTYTPEGTQVSPTQLPPDDDINHPPHIHAIDVECSKEQMTVNIEFNRPYDGIIYSKGYFSDPACRYVTENSGQTKFTFTLTINQCGTEFISAFETEGQSYLENVLVLQNEAGIQEVWDSIKTVRCLWEGNVNQALSVALSVGMLSQEVVTFSGDTAMARLDIQVGRGPFAPAANGLVKIGETMTLVVSVTGDPDFDIQVKDCIAKDESGQNQISLTDSNGCILKPKLFGAFQKTRDTQNTGASIIAYAFFNAFKFPDVMDLTLECNIELCKTDCQVCPNPDQKLEPGKKRRRRSVNPTNIASQHSLLKYHRVKRSENSTDEIIAEPVKLKHKFQVIAPEEILSDRFEEVLKEESQKYDSICMSTHGFLFSFVSLVALLILSAVFSATIWLRYQRLKMKY; encoded by the exons ATGGTACCactcaaaatatttacaataatcacATTACAAATAATTGTTGTAAGCACAATTTCACCATTGGAAACAAATTATGGGTTATTGGGTGAATTAGATCCACTTAAAGACACATTTGGACAAGAAACGCCATCACATGCACTATTTATTcgtgatgattttttaaaaaata ttaaaaaaaggCAAACTAATGGtcataaaaaagatgaaagtGCTGATGTCAtggtacaaaatatattaaaatggttacaaaatatttatggcCAAAATAATCGGAGAGTACGTCAAGGAGCAAGAGAATATTTACCTCCGTTAAATACAGAAAAGCCACGACCGTTTGGTGGGCCATATGAACCATCTGGTGCAGTCAGACCTACACCAAGTTTTCCAAGTGGTCCCAGTGGAAGTAGTCCTAGTCCCAACTATGGTGCTCCTAGTCCag ctcCTACGCAAGGAACATATGCCAGCTCTTCAACTGGTCCATTACAAGTAGATTTAGGTGGAAGTATACAGCCAGGTGGAACTGCTGAAACTGGAGCGAATAGCAACAATAACGATTTATATTCAACAGCTGGCTCACCATCTGGTGGCGATAGTAATTATATTCAACCAACTTACACTCCGGAAGGTACTCAAGTCTCACCCACTCAACTACCACCAGACGATGACATAAATCATCCACCACATATCCATGCAATTGATGTTGAATGTTCCAAAGAACAAATGACCGTTAACATTGAATTTAATAGACCTTATGATGGAATTATTTACTCAAAAGGATATTTCTCAGACCCTGCATGTCGTTATGTCACTGAAAACAGTGGTCAAACAAAGTTTACGTTTACGTTAACAATCAATCAATGTGGTACTGAATTCATTAGTGCTTTCGAAACCGAAGGACAAAGTTATCTAGAAAATGTATTGGTCTTACAAAATGAAGCTGGTATTCAAGAAGTTTGGGATAGTATTAAAACTGTCCGTTGTTTGTGGGAGGGTAATGTAAATCAAGCATTAAGCGTTGCATTAAGTGTTGGTATGCTTTCACAAGAAGTGGTTACATTCAGTGGCGATACAGCAATGGCACGATTAGATATTCAAGTTGGTCGTGGTCCATTTGCTCCTGCCGCTAATGGACTTGTAAAAATTGGTGAAACAATGACTTTAGTTGTTTCTGTAACAGGTGATCCAGATTTTGATATCCAAGTAAAAGATTGTATTGCTAAAGATGAATCAGggcaaaatcaaatttcattaacGGATAGTAATGGTTGTATATTAAAACCAAAACTGTTTGGTGCCTTCCAAAAAACTCGTGATACACAAAACACTGGAGCATCAATTATTGCATACGCATTCTTCAATGCATTTAAATTTCCTGATGTGATGGATTTAACTTTAGAATGTAACATTGAATTATGTAAAACTGATTGTCAAGTATGTCCGAATCCAGATCAAAAACTTGAACCTGGTAAAAAACGAAGACGTCGTAGTGTAAACCCAACAAACATTGCTTCACAACATTCACTTTTGAAATATCATCGCGTAAAGCGTAGTGAAAACTCTACTGATGAAATAATTGCAGAACCAGTTAAACTAAAACATAAGTTCCAAGTAATTGCTCCCGAAGAAATATTGAGTGATCGTTTTGAAGAAGTTTTGAAAGAAGAATCACAAAAGTATGATAGTATTTGTATGTCTACGCACGGATTTTTATTCTCATTTGTGTCATTAGTTGCATTATTAATATTGAGTGCTGTATTTTCAGCGACCATTTGGCTAAGGTATCAACGACTTAAAATgaaatactaa
- the LOC123305377 gene encoding guanine nucleotide exchange factor MSS4 homolog produces MSETNSSLAETEVEDGKNRRKIKCQFCRSIILNSKAGNYVNFEFDLPVIKLTKSSNKTEDNIENIIETEKIQDFWLVKDIYTFENIGVSNTVDNKKYLSCADCEVGPLGYHDLNTKESYLALSRVEYI; encoded by the exons atgtcagaAACGAATTCAAGCCTAGCTGAAACGGAAGTAGAAGATGGGAAAAATCGCCGGAAAATCAAGTGTCAATTTTGtagatcaattattttaaattcaaaggctggaaattatgttaatttcgag TTTGATTTACCTGTAATAAAACTTACGAAAAGTTCTAATAAAACAGAAgacaatattgaaaatataatagaaacgGAGAAAATACAAGACTTTTGGCTAGTTAAGGACATTTATACATTCGAAAATATTGGAGTATCAAATACTGtggataacaaaaaatatttatcatgtgCCGATTGTGAAGTAGGACCATTAGGATATCATGACTTAAATACTAAGGAAAGTTATCTTGCATTAAGTCgtgttgaatatatttaa
- the LOC123305342 gene encoding NACHT and WD repeat domain-containing protein 2: MGNSCSSGQAHKDKDNMSQRSEESPSYQVTTSVKKNSIPSTKQIEILNNTTPASNDANNKQHSGIILEPSTAGTTSSGTTSPAAQQKPSGVSKVLKGVATSSISDSISLSSPPAVQSPRDFEKFGEPLMPPQVQNLSENLQQLLMGKIAQAKTTKKSKKIVIYVCAADSQDCCVEKGSLHNDIYPEIRNYCRQRGYELHIVDLHWKTFLEKQQDHEFPELCLGELTRQMEVAYIIPVVFLNNSLGTPLLPITIESADFKMALDAAENETAQSLLQKWYQLDSAAQPPCYRLQPIASHIPGFKENSLSERERALGEWRSEIERILNIMVSIFPQELRDTYLTTVVEQEIHNTVLMSQELAKRCIWLQRIYTPGVRTPENISPGEKELQRRLNTIQNDLRNQLSEKHIVRIPVKYAEGGLNLSIPEHQQYIEMVDAHLLKHLTATIDSIVDEHQTKTLLRPSYGVSAELFEELNHQIYFCQRAAQCSVNREKVLNDVKNYIIGTNEQEGPLVIYGPGGCGKTTLLARIAQCSQQWLQNSSNTGTGFLVVRFAGTSDQSSTTEQIIASIANQFSILTYGHICYSPHNIESYRNILPEILAASSLAVCNAPGVIIIDGIDQVKPYGTTNINWLPETLPTNIKLILSVTENSDVHREISLKLPEKCFVKMPLLGQTEAKSILMNSVMQYNHSVNSKVQDCVLKSVQECTLPLYAKVLAWQTSWWVDKDHDIVPKGNVTDQIIQMLEELETILGKDCVEHALAILTSTKLGICDSEMLDLLAFDTAFESKDTYVSWAPACLFWSRLTKHLGPFLQWTLTYGGLTVQWRDNILLKTVEERYKKHKEWANQMLHDYYMGKWWEEKTPNVSARLISQEIRIGKCHNRRKLEELPYQYYKVNGENKFLTSIFLTDLNWIYDKICGLNSYQLLEDIYLIKNQLENAQKITIILKNFIEMAAVSLNYDGRQFYSHLNLYLEETRKKGLVDKSDEYVKIVNDLLDKTKAPPVNSLITINVKDHPMLSATDSKAALQLANQKSIEQADIFTSTFAFDVVTRLVGNDYFVVTVSTEKEEICVWDIKKCKKVRTLKGVTYPINLIPIDEFRCIVLCRRELRIYDLDKGQFVTKLKGVMNQKMPYYGLHDENHLVALSRNRMYVNLMNLNTGDCVTTFKAGEDRFLNSLLVSGDGRVLVCGDETQKPFPLLVWNLTSKKLLYDLRIPHHDFITSLAAITYEGSYVCCVCHELDEPNPNFIVVYDLQSGTLFKKWKPSCNTVSLDISSQGGCVISGLEDARILVWDLITGNCRWTLYGHTAPVNFLRLDPEGSCLLSTDSQCRDRSIRMWDLHEGHLMAVYTPNGNLTSSEITKGGKYVVLALEGMETLVTLELRGPRLPPTDHSQLFYGNPENCGKIFDLNEQDKC; encoded by the exons atgggTAATTCTTGTAGTAGCGGGCAAGCCCACAAAGATAAGGACAATATGTCCCAAAGATCTGAAGA ATCTCCAAGTTATCAAGTCACTACCAGTGTTAAAAAGAATTCTATACCATCTACGAagcaaatagaaatattaaataatactacACCAGCTTCAAATGATGCCAACAATAAACAACATTCGGGCATTATTTTGGAACCTTCAACTGCTGGGACAACATCATCTGGCACCACATCACCTGCAGCCCAACAAAAACCATCTGGTgtatcaaaagttttaaaaggTGTTGCTACGTCCAGTATATCAG ATTCCATCTCATTAAGTTCACCACCTGCTGTTCAAAGCCCGCGAGATTTTGAGAAATTTGGAGAACCATTGATGCCACCAcaagttcaaaatttatcagaaaatttacaacaattacTAATGGGAAAAATAGCACAAgcaaaaactactaaaaaaagcaaaaaaattgttatttatgttTGTGCCGCCGATTCACAAG ACTGTTGCGTAGAAAAGGGATCATTACATAACGATATCTATCCAGAAATTCGTAACTACTGTCGTCAACGTGGTTATGAATTACATATAGTTGATTTACAttggaaaacatttttagaaaaacaacaaGATCATGAATTTCCAGAACTATGTTTAGGTGAATTAACACGTCAAATGGAAGTAGCTTATATTATACctgtagtttttttaaataattcattgggTACACCATTATTACCAATAACAATTGAGAGTGCTGATTTTAAAATGGCGCTGGACGCCGCTGAAAATGAAACAGCTCAATCATTGTTACAAAAATGGTACCAGTTAGATAGTGCTGCTCAACCCCCATGTTATCGTTTACAACCCATCGCATCACATATACCTGGTTTCAAAGAGAATTCGTTGAGCGAACGTGAACGGGCATTAGGTGAATGGCGATCAGAAATTGAacgtatattaaatataatggtATCAATCTTTCCACAAGAATTACGTGACACATACCTTACAACAGTAGTGGAACAAGAAATACATAATACTGTATTAATGAGTCAAGAGTTAGCGAAACGATGTATTTGGTTACAGAGAATTTATACACCAGGTGTTCGAACGCCTGAAAATATATCACCCGGTGAAAAAGAATTGCAAAGGCGATTAAATACTATTCAAAATGATTTAAGG aATCAATTAAGTGAAAAACATATTGTCCGAATACCTGTTAAGTATGCAGAAGGTGGATTGAATTTAAGTATTCCCGAACATCAACAATATATAGAAATGGTTGATGcacatttattaaaacatttaacagCGACAATAGATTCCATTGTCGACGAACATCAAACTAAAACATTGTTACGACCAAGTTATGGTGTTAGTGCAGAATTATTCGAAGAAttaaatcatcaaatttatttttgtcaacgAGCCGCACAATGTAGTGTTAATcgtgaaaaagttttaaacgatGTTAAAAA TTATATTATTGGCACAAATGAACAAGAGGGACCTTTAGTAATTTATGGACCTGGTGGATGTGGTAAAACGACATTATTGGCAAGAATTGCACAATGTTCACAACAGTGGttacaaaattcatcaaatacGGGTACTGGATTTTTAGTGGTGCGATTTGCTGGTACTAGCGATCAATCAAGTACCACTGAACAAATTATTGCATCAATTGccaatcaattttcaatattaacgTATGGGCATATTTGTTATTCTCCTCAT aaTATTGAAagttatcgcaatattttaCCAGAAATACTTGCTGCAAGTAGTTTAGCCGTTTGTAATGCACCAGGTGTAATTATAATTGATGGAATCGATCAAGTGAAGCCATATGGtacaacaaatataaattgGTTACCAGAAACACTACctacaaacattaaattaatattaagtgtAACAGAAAATAGTGATGTACATCGTGAAATCTCTTTAAAATTACctgaaaaatgttttgttaaaatgCCATTACTGGGTCAAACCGAAGCAAAAAGTATACTTATGAATTCTGTTATGCAATATAATCATTCAGTTAATTCAAAAGTACAAGATTGTGTACTAAAATCTGTACAAGAATGTACACTGCCATTATATGCCAAAGTGTTAGCATGGCAAACCTCTTGGTGGGTTGATAAAGATCATGATATTGTACCGAAAGGAAATGTAACAGATCAAATTATACAAATGTTGGAGGAGTTAGAAACTATTCTTGGAAAAGATTGTGTTGAACATGCCTTGGCTATATTAACATCTACTAAATTGGGAATATGTGATTCTGAAATGTTGGATTTATTGGCGTTTGATACAGCATTTGAAAGTAAAGATACCTAtg tttcgtgGGCACCAGCATGTTTATTTTGGTCAAGATTGACAAAACATTTGGGACCATTTTTACAGTGGACGTTAACATATGGTGGACTAACCGTTCAATGGAGAGATAATATACTACTAAAAACAGTTGAAGAACGTTATAAAAAGCATAAAGAATGGGCAAATCAAATGTTACATGATTATtatatg ggtAAATGGTGGGAAGAAAAAACTCCTAACGTTAGTGCACGATTAATATCACAAGAGATTCGTATTGgaaaatg tcaCAATCGTCGAAAACTAGAAGAATTACCATATCAATATTACAAGGTAAatggtgaaaataaatttttaacatcaatatttttaaccgatttaaattggatatatgataaaatatgtGGTTTAAATAGTTATCAATTATTGGAagacatatatttaataaagaatCAATTAGAAAAtgctcaaaaaataacaattatattaaaaaattttattgaaatggcaGCGGTATCACTAAACTATGATGGACGACAATTTTattcacatttaaatttatatttagaagaaacaagaaaaaaagGTTTAGTTGATAAATCTGATGAATATGTGAAAATTGTGAATGATTTGTTAGATAAAACAAAAGCACCACCAGTCAATtcattaattacaattaatgtAAAAGATCATCCAATGTTAAGTGCAACTGATTCGAAAGCAGCTTTACAATTAGCTAACCAGAAAAGTATAGAACAAGCTGATATCTTTACGAGTACATTTGCATTTGATGTTGTTACTAGATTAGTGGGAAatgattattttgttgttacCGTTTCCactgaaaaagaagaaatttgtGTATGGGATATTAAAAA GTGTAAAAAAGTACGTACTCTAAAAGGTGTTACATatccaataaatttaattccaaTTGATGAATTTCGATGTATTGTACTGTGTCGACGAGAATTACGAATCTATGATTTGGATAAAGGgcaatttgttacaaaattaaaagGTGTTATGAATCAAAAAATGCCATATTATGGTCTTCATGACGAAAATCATTTAGTTGCACTTAGTCGTAATCGTATGTATGTTAacttaatgaatttaaatacaG gcgATTGTGTTACTACTTTTAAAGCTGGTGAAGATAGATTTTTGAATTCCCTGCTGGTTTCGGGGGATGGAcg aGTGTTAGTTTGCGGTGATGAAACACAAAAACCTTTTCCGTTATTAGTTTGGAATTTaacatcgaaaaaattattatacgatTTACGAATTCCTCACCATGATTTTATTACATCTTTAGCTGCAATTACTTATGAAG GAAGTTACGTGTGTTGTGTGTGTCATGAACTAGATGAaccaaatccaaattttattgttgtatatGACTTACAAAGtggtacattatttaaaaaatggaaaccaTCTTGTAATACTGTTTCATTAGATATAAGTTCACAGGGTGGCTGTGTTATTTCAGGACTTGAAGATGCTAGAATTTTAGTTTGGGATTTAATTACAG GTAATTGTCGTTGGACGTTATACGGTCATACCGCTCCAGTCAATTTTCTACGGTTAGATCCTGAAGGTAGTTGTTTACTTTCGACAGACAGTCAATGTCGTGATCGGTCAATTCGTATGTGGGATCTTCATGAAG ggcaTTTAATGGCTGTTTATACTCCAAATGGAAATTTAACATCAAGTGAAATAACCAAAGGTGGCAAATACGTTGTATTAGCATTAGAAGGAATGGAAACATTAGTCACATTAGAATTGCGCGGTCCAAGACTTCCCCCCACAGACCACAGCCAATTATTTTATGGCAATCCtgaaaattgtggaaaaatttttgatttaaatgaacAAGATAAATGctga